From the Phycisphaerae bacterium genome, one window contains:
- a CDS encoding FAD:protein FMN transferase, translating to MSAQDSWSRRRFLSPRGLGASTGGLIAALVPQIPKRPRSAGKYCQHWCVSRRAMGCEFTVMLPPDQPSPMASAEAALDEIGELEDLLSVYRGDSAVSRLNRQAAEAPVRVNYRLYELLKQAAQLTWQTDGAFDVATGAMVKAWGFLRGPKRVPSETERREAFARSGMRHVVFDDEAISVHYAVPGLEINLGSIGKGYGIDQALKRMMADFGTDCVLIQGGRSSVRAVGSPADDGRGWLLGIQDPLSPDRQLGTVYLKDRALATSSAVNQFFEAQGHRYGHLIDPRTGWPADGLASVTVLAPDAATADALSTALFIMGLDKAAAFCQNHPEIAALLVPNRNGDDGQDARPRVVTFNLPPEDVRLMPGNDLPGS from the coding sequence ATGAGTGCTCAAGACTCCTGGTCACGACGAAGGTTTCTGTCACCACGGGGTCTGGGTGCATCCACCGGCGGACTGATCGCCGCGCTTGTGCCACAGATCCCCAAACGACCACGTTCGGCGGGCAAGTACTGCCAGCACTGGTGTGTTTCTCGCCGGGCCATGGGATGCGAATTCACCGTCATGCTACCTCCGGATCAACCCAGCCCCATGGCGTCGGCTGAGGCAGCCCTCGACGAAATCGGGGAGTTGGAAGATCTGCTGAGCGTTTATCGTGGGGACAGCGCCGTTTCGCGTTTGAACCGCCAGGCCGCCGAGGCCCCTGTTCGAGTCAACTACCGGCTTTACGAGCTGCTCAAGCAAGCGGCCCAGTTGACGTGGCAAACGGATGGGGCCTTTGACGTCGCGACGGGCGCGATGGTCAAGGCGTGGGGGTTCCTGCGAGGACCCAAGCGGGTGCCTTCCGAGACTGAACGCCGGGAGGCATTCGCCCGGAGCGGCATGAGACATGTTGTTTTCGACGATGAGGCGATCTCCGTTCATTACGCCGTCCCCGGACTTGAGATCAACCTGGGGAGCATCGGCAAAGGTTACGGTATCGACCAGGCGCTTAAGCGAATGATGGCCGATTTCGGCACCGACTGTGTGCTGATCCAAGGAGGCCGCAGCAGTGTGCGGGCCGTCGGGTCTCCGGCGGACGATGGTCGGGGCTGGCTGCTCGGTATCCAGGATCCGCTTTCGCCGGATCGTCAGCTCGGCACGGTCTATCTGAAAGACCGAGCGCTGGCCACGTCCAGCGCGGTCAACCAGTTTTTTGAGGCACAGGGACACCGCTATGGCCACCTGATCGATCCCCGGACGGGGTGGCCCGCCGACGGCCTGGCCAGCGTCACCGTCCTGGCACCTGATGCCGCTACGGCCGATGCTCTGTCCACGGCTTTGTTTATCATGGGGCTCGACAAGGCGGCCGCTTTCTGTCAGAATCACCCCGAGATTGCCGCTCTCCTCGTCCCAAACCGGAATGGGGACGACGGCCAGGACGCACGGCCACGTGTCGTGACCTTTAACCTACCGCCGGAAGACGTTAGACTGATGCCCGGCAACGACCTGCCGGGTTCTTGA
- a CDS encoding DoxX family protein, which translates to MAQLRPTSQPASQQPPPPTPQLAKPQTVATVRMFTGWTIALLVILRIFIGWHFFIEGVYKLCQPDWRATSYLVASAGPFREYFRKFVKDVDGREALAINDPGILEGNELDGPKVAALSKALEESLAARLDEIYDRTVSFYGLDSGQQEEARKIKEGKKAELDLLCRDKDFIAQIWDYKVLLDEISRQEKVADATVLAFERERLQDMYKRKARIRAALVARADKIMTGLPTAVYKAKRTATDDKGAKVEKALLTESQLSKGYMKTDFSPSRFSDFSNKWGLTIVGACLILGLFTRLACLGAAGLLAMYYLAMPPLPGVPEGPSEGHYLIVNKNLIELVTVLMLATTRVGRWGGLDGLLASKAKPAV; encoded by the coding sequence ATGGCTCAGCTAAGACCGACATCACAGCCTGCATCGCAGCAACCGCCTCCCCCGACGCCGCAACTGGCAAAGCCTCAGACCGTCGCAACGGTGCGGATGTTCACCGGGTGGACGATTGCCCTGCTGGTCATCCTCCGAATCTTCATCGGCTGGCATTTCTTCATTGAGGGAGTCTACAAACTATGCCAGCCCGACTGGCGGGCGACCAGCTACCTGGTGGCCTCCGCGGGCCCCTTCCGCGAGTACTTCCGGAAATTCGTCAAGGACGTCGATGGTCGTGAAGCCCTGGCAATCAACGATCCCGGCATTCTCGAAGGCAACGAACTGGATGGCCCAAAGGTCGCCGCACTGAGCAAGGCGCTCGAGGAGAGCCTGGCCGCCAGACTGGACGAGATTTACGACCGGACGGTCAGTTTTTACGGACTGGACAGCGGCCAGCAAGAAGAAGCCAGGAAGATCAAGGAGGGAAAAAAGGCCGAGCTGGACCTGCTTTGCCGCGATAAGGACTTCATCGCGCAAATCTGGGATTACAAGGTCCTTCTGGATGAAATCTCGCGGCAGGAAAAGGTTGCGGACGCGACGGTTCTGGCTTTCGAGCGAGAGCGACTGCAGGATATGTACAAGCGCAAGGCCCGGATCCGGGCCGCGCTGGTCGCGCGTGCGGATAAAATCATGACCGGCCTGCCGACGGCCGTGTACAAGGCGAAACGCACCGCAACGGACGACAAGGGCGCGAAGGTGGAAAAAGCACTGCTGACCGAGTCGCAACTGAGCAAAGGGTACATGAAAACGGATTTCAGCCCGTCGAGGTTCAGCGACTTTTCGAACAAGTGGGGGCTGACCATCGTCGGCGCGTGCCTGATCCTCGGATTGTTCACCCGGCTGGCGTGCCTCGGAGCCGCGGGCTTGCTGGCAATGTATTACCTCGCCATGCCGCCGCTGCCGGGCGTTCCCGAGGGGCCGTCCGAGGGGCACTACCTGATCGTAAACAAGAACCTGATTGAATTGGTGACGGTGCTGATGTTGGCAACCACGCGGGTCGGCCGATGGGGCGGCCTTGATGGGTTGCTGGCCAGCAAAGCGAAGCCGGCGGTTTGA